Proteins from one Gossypium raimondii isolate GPD5lz chromosome 8, ASM2569854v1, whole genome shotgun sequence genomic window:
- the LOC105792683 gene encoding pentatricopeptide repeat-containing protein At5g27270 isoform X2 encodes MLEAGCEPDEVACGTMLCTYARWGRHKAMQSFYSAVQERGITLSTAVYNFMLSSLQKKSLHEKVIDLWRQMVDKGVAPDRFTYTVVIHSLVKGGLCEEAFKAFDEMKKLEFVPEEATYSLLISSHTKDGKWQDALNLYEDMRSRGIVPSNYTCASLLTLYYKNEDYSQALSLFTEMERNKIAVDEVIYGLLIRIYGKLGLYEDAQRTFEEIDQLGLLSDEKTYLAMAQVHLNSGNAKRALDIIEMMKSRDIWFSRFAYIVSLQCYVMSENLDAAEVTFQALAKTGLPDSGSCNDMLRLYIKLNLTGRAKKFIVQLREDQIAFDEELYRTVVRIYCKEGMLEDIGQLTKEMVTNDSYKDNKFIQTFFKAICGEPLRHQKVKGNVASNQLDFTALGYLLRLYLECKDFNNLEEILKLLLETAGSMSVLTQLISNFLKEGDLSNVKALNDQVVRLGCSVDDATIASIIGIYGKEQKLKQAQDIFTAVADSPTCGKLIYNSMIDAYIKCGKPEAAYSLYKEAFKKGHYLGAIAISKVVYSLTTSGKHQEAKEMIHLSFQDNLELDTVAYNTFIKAMLEAGKLNFATSIYEHMLSKGVSPSIQTYNTLISVYGRGRKLDKAVEMFNLARSSGMTLDEKAYMNLICYYGKAGKRDEAFSLFTRMQEEGINPGMVSYKIMINMYTSAGLCDEVEKLIEAMQRDGCSLDNSAYLSLIQAYTKCLKYAEAEQTISCMRRMGIPPTCAHFNLLLYAFANVGMMSEAERVYKELITTGISPDLACYRAMLRGYIDYGLVEEGINFFEQIRDTAEPDKYIMSAAVHIYKYAGKEPEASSVQDSMNNFGIPFLENLKVGAKMKIL; translated from the exons ATGCTTGAAGCGGGATGTGAACCCGATGAAGTAGCTTGTGGTACCATGTTGTGTACATATGCTAGATGGGGACGACACAAGGCTATGCAGTCCTTTTATTCTGCTGTGCAAGAAAGGGGAATCACACTTTCGACTGCTGTTTACAACTTTATGCTGTCTTCTTTGCAAAAGAAATCACTTCATGAAAAGGTCATAGATTTATGGAGGCAGATGGTTGATAAAGGGGTGGCACCCGATAGGTTCACTTATACAGTAGTAATTCACTCACTTGTTAAAGGCGGTCTTTGTGAAGAGGCTTTCAAGGCTTTTGATGAGATGAAGAAACTTGAATTTGTCCCTGAGGAAGCAACTTATAGCCTGCTTATTAGTTCACACACTAAAGACGGTAAATGGCAGGATGCACTAAATTTATATGAAGATATGAGATCCAGGGGAATAGTTCCGAGCAACTACACTTGTGCTTCTCTTTTAACTTTGTATTATAAGAATGAAGATTATTCACAAGCTCTATCTCTTTTCACAGAGatggaaagaaataaaattgcaGTGGATGAAGTTATTTATGGCTTGCTAATTAGAATATATGGCAAACTTGGCCTTTATGAGGATGCACAAAGAACGTTTGAAGAGATTGATCAGCTTGGCCTACTAAGTGATGAGAAAACATATTTAGCAATGGCACAAGTCCATCTTAATTCAGGAAATGCTAAGAGGGCTCTGGATATTattgaaatgatgaaatctAGAGACATTTGGTTCTCAAGATTTGCTTATATTGTTTCATTGCAATGTTATGTCATGAGTGAAAATCTGGATGCTGCTGAAGTTACATTTCAGGCTTTAGCCAAGACTGGACTTCCTGATTCTGGTTCTTGCAATGATATGCTTAGATTGTATATTAAACTCAACTTGACAGGAAGGGCCAAGAAATTTATTGTCCAGTTAAGGGAAGATCAAATAGCTTTTGATGAGGAGTTATATAGGACAGTTGTAAGAATATATTGCAAGGAGGGAATGCTAGAAGACATTGGTCAATTGACTAAAGAGATGGTTACTAATGATTCGTATAAAGATAACAAgtttattcaaacattttttaaaGCTATATGTGGAGAACCCCTCAGACACCAGAAAGTTAAAGGCAATGTGGCCTCTAACCAACTTGACTTCACTGCTCTGGGGTATTTACTTAGGTTGTATTTGGAATGTAAGGATTTCAATAATTTGGAAGAAATATTAAAGTTGTTGCTTGAGACTGCTGGTAGCATGTCTGTATTAACTCAACTAATAAGCAACTTTCTGAAAGAAG GTGATCTATCCAACGTGAAAGCTCTTAATGATCAAGTTGTCAGACTAGGTTGCAGTGTGGATGATGCAACAATTGCATCTATTATTGGTATATATGGGAAGGAACAGAAGCTAAAACAGGCCCAAGATATCTTCACTGCAGTTGCAGATTCTCCCACTTGTGGGAAATTGATATATAACTCAATGATTGATGCATACATTAAATGTGGTAAACCTGAGGCAGCATATTCTCTGTACAAAGAAGCATTCAAAAAGGGGCACTATCTAGGCGCCATTGCCATCAGCAAAGTTGTCTACTCTCTGACTACTTCTG GAAAACATCAAGAGGCAAAAGAGATGATACACTTGAGTTTTCAGGACAATTTGGAACTTGATACTGTAGCATACAATACATTTATCAAGGCAATGTTAGAAGCAG gtaaattaaattttgcaacCAGCATTTATGAGCACATGCTTTCCAAGGGAGTTTCTCCATCAATTCAGACTTATAACACATTGATTAG TGTTTATGGACGAGGTCGCAAGCTGGACAAGGCAGTGGAGATGTTCAACCTTGCTCGCAGCTCTGGCATGACTCTGGATGAGAAGGCATATATGAATCTTATTTGCTATTATGGGAAGGCTG gTAAGAGGGATGAAGCTTTCTCATTGTTCACTAGAATGCAAGAAGAAGGGATAAATCCAGGAATG GTAAGCTACAAAATTATGATCAATATGTACACCAGTGCAGGTCTATGTGATGAAGTTGAGAAGCTTATTGAAGCCATGCAGAGAGATGGTTGCTCGCTTGACAACTCCGCATATCTTTCCCTTATTCAGGCTTATACCAAGTGTTTGAAATATGCAGAAGCAGAGCAAACTATAAGTTGTATGAGAAGAATGGGCATCCCTCCAACTTGTGctcattttaatcttttattgtATGCTTTTGCAAACGTAGGGATGATGAGCGAAGCAGAGAGAGTTTATAAGGAACTAATTACAACTGGTATAAGTCCTGACCTGGCATGTTACCGTGCCATGCTAAGAGGTTACATTGACTATGGATTGGTGGAAGAAGGCATCAACTTTTTTGAGCAGATTCGGGATACTGCCGAACCAGATAAGTATATCATGAGTGCAGCCGTGCATATTTACAAGTATGCGGGAAAGGAACCTGAAGCTAGCAGTGTTCAGGATTCCATGAATAATTTCGGGATCCCATTTTTGGAAAACCTCAAAGTTGGAGCCAAGATGAAAATCCTTTGA
- the LOC105792685 gene encoding D-xylose-proton symporter-like 2 codes for MASDHEQPGLSSLGKVGRSSGEIGSEHEPLVNGIHTSESYSASAAILPFLFPALGGLLYGYDIGATSCATISIESATLSGISWYDLSSVEVGLITSGSLYGALIGSVLAFNIADFLGRRRELIMASIMYLVGALVTAFAPNLVVMVIGRFVYGIGIGLAMHAAPMYIAETAPSQIRGILISLKEFFIVLGMVAGYGIGSLLVETVSGWRYMYGASTPLAVIMGIGMCWLPASPRWLLLRAIQGKGNMQELRETAVCCLCRLRGQSIGDSASQHVDEILTELSYVGEEKEVTLGEIFHGKCLKAMIIGAGLVLFQQITGQPSVLYYAASILQSAGFSAASDATRVSILLGLLKLIMTGVAVVVVDRLGRRPLLLGGVSGMVISLFLLGSYYLFLDDLAAIAVVALLLYVGCYQLSFGPIGWLMISEVFPLRLRGRGLSVAVLVNFGANALVTFAFSPLKAWLGAGIVFYVFGVIAVLSLVFIFFIVPETKGLTLEEIEVKCL; via the exons ATGGCATCAGATCATGAGCAACCTGGGCTTTCCTCTCTTGGAAAG GTGGGAAGGTCTTCTGGTGAGATTGGTTCAGAACATGAACCTCTTGTTAATGGGATTCACACTTCTGAAAGCTATTCTGCTTCCGCTGCTATCCTTCC ATTCCTCTTCCCAGCTCTTGGAGGACTTCTATATGGTTATGATATTGGTGCTACATCCTGTGCCACAATTTCAATTGAG TCAGCTACCCTAAGTGGAATTTCATGGTATGACTTGTCTTCGGTCGAAGTCGGTCTCATT ACTAGTGGCTCATTATATGGGGCCTTAATTGGCTCAGTCTTGGCTTTTAATATTGCCGACTTTCTAG GACGACGAAGGGAGTTAATTATGGCTTCCATCATGTACCTTGTAGGAGCGCTTGTGACAGCATTTGCACCTAACTTAGTAGTTATGGTGATTGGACGTTTTGTGTATGGCATAGGGATTGGACTG GCAATGCATGCTGCCCCGATGTACATTGCTGAGACAGCTCCAAGTCAGATTCGTGGCATACTAATTTCTCTCAAAGAGTTCTTTATAGTTCTTGGGATGGTT GCTGGTTATGGAATTGGCAGCCTCTTAGTTGAAACAGTTTCTGGCTGGCGCTATATGTACGGAGCTAGTACCCCTTTGGCAGTGATCATGGGAATTGGAATGTGCTGGCTTCCAGCATCACCCAGATGGTTGCTATTACGTGCCATTCAGGGAAAAGGCAATATGCAGGAGTTAAGAGAAACTGCAGTATGTTGTTTATGCCGACTCAGGGGTCAATCTATTGGTGACTCAGCTTCTCAGCATGTAGATGAGATTTTGACTGAGCTTTCTTATGTTGGTGAAGAAAAAGAGGTCACACTAGGGGAAATATTCCATGGAAAATGCTTGAAAGCCATGATTATAGGTGCAGGTTTAGTTTTGTTTCAACAG ATCACTGGTCAACCAAGTGTGCTCTATTATGCTGCATCAATCCTTCAG AGTGCAGGATTTTCTGCAGCATCTGATGCTACCCGAGTCTCAATTTTACTTGGTTTACTTAAG TTGATTATGACAGGAGTAGCCGTTGTAGTTGTCGATAGGCTCGGGAGGAGACCTCTTTTATTGGGTGGTGTTTCCGGGATG GTTATTTCTTTGTTCCTTCTTGGATCATATTACCTTTTCCTGGATGATTTGGCGGCTATTGCTGTTGTTGCACTGCTGTTGTATGTCGGGTGTTATCAG CTATCGTTTGGTCCTATTGGTTGGCTGATGATCTCAGAGGTTTTTCCCCTACGCCTCAGAGGGCGAGGACTTAGTGTTGCCGTACTTGTGAATTTCGGAGCAAATGCACTCGTAACATTTGCATTTTCTCCTTTGAAG GCATGGCTTGGAGCTGGGATTGTGTTTTATGTGTTTGGAGTGATAGCTGTATTATCTCTCGTCTTTATATTCTTCATTGTACCGGAGACGAAGGGGTTAACTCTCGAGGAAATCGAGGTGAAATGTCTATAG
- the LOC105792683 gene encoding pentatricopeptide repeat-containing protein At5g27270 isoform X1 — translation MESLKSTFLSSTTHLHPLFTLPKPPSKPPKLRIRSSVRPDPFSLSDGNPTKPKPKSKNPKNPLSDDNARRIIKKKAQYLSALRRNQGPRAMTPKWIKRTPEQMVKYLEDERNGELYGKHVVAAIKAVRAMGERKEGEADVRRVMGSFVGKLSFRDMCVVLKEQRNWRQVRDFFAWMKLQLSYRPSVIVYTIVLRAYGQVGKIKLTEQTFLEMLEAGCEPDEVACGTMLCTYARWGRHKAMQSFYSAVQERGITLSTAVYNFMLSSLQKKSLHEKVIDLWRQMVDKGVAPDRFTYTVVIHSLVKGGLCEEAFKAFDEMKKLEFVPEEATYSLLISSHTKDGKWQDALNLYEDMRSRGIVPSNYTCASLLTLYYKNEDYSQALSLFTEMERNKIAVDEVIYGLLIRIYGKLGLYEDAQRTFEEIDQLGLLSDEKTYLAMAQVHLNSGNAKRALDIIEMMKSRDIWFSRFAYIVSLQCYVMSENLDAAEVTFQALAKTGLPDSGSCNDMLRLYIKLNLTGRAKKFIVQLREDQIAFDEELYRTVVRIYCKEGMLEDIGQLTKEMVTNDSYKDNKFIQTFFKAICGEPLRHQKVKGNVASNQLDFTALGYLLRLYLECKDFNNLEEILKLLLETAGSMSVLTQLISNFLKEGDLSNVKALNDQVVRLGCSVDDATIASIIGIYGKEQKLKQAQDIFTAVADSPTCGKLIYNSMIDAYIKCGKPEAAYSLYKEAFKKGHYLGAIAISKVVYSLTTSGKHQEAKEMIHLSFQDNLELDTVAYNTFIKAMLEAGKLNFATSIYEHMLSKGVSPSIQTYNTLISVYGRGRKLDKAVEMFNLARSSGMTLDEKAYMNLICYYGKAGKRDEAFSLFTRMQEEGINPGMVSYKIMINMYTSAGLCDEVEKLIEAMQRDGCSLDNSAYLSLIQAYTKCLKYAEAEQTISCMRRMGIPPTCAHFNLLLYAFANVGMMSEAERVYKELITTGISPDLACYRAMLRGYIDYGLVEEGINFFEQIRDTAEPDKYIMSAAVHIYKYAGKEPEASSVQDSMNNFGIPFLENLKVGAKMKIL, via the exons ATGGAGTCCCTCAAGTCTACCTTCCTCTCCAGTACAACCCATCTCCACCCTTTATTTACCCTCCCAAAACCACCTTCCAAACCCCCCAAACTTCGCATACGCTCCTCAGTCCGCCCAGACCCATTTTCCCTCAGCGACGGCAACCCCacaaaacccaaacccaaatcCAAAAACCCCAAGAACCCACTCTCCGATGACAACGCGCGTCGAATCATTAAGAAGAAGGCCCAGTACTTGAGCGCGTTGAGGCGTAACCAAGGTCCACGCGCCATGACTCCGAAATGGATAAAGAGGACCCCAGAGCAGATGGTGAAGTATTTGGAAGATGAGAGGAATGGGGAGTTGTATGGGAAGCACGTAGTGGCGGCGATAAAGGCTGTCAGAGCTATGggggaaagaaaagaagggGAAGCTGATGTGAGGAGGGTGATGGGGAGTTTTGTTGGGAAATTGAGCTTCAGGGATATGTGTGTGGTTTTGAAAGAACAAAGGAATTGGAGGCAAGTTAGGGATTTTTTTGCTTGGATGAAGTTACAG TTGAGCTATCGCCCGAGTGTAATTGTTTATACGATTGTTTTGCGTGCTTATGGGCAAGTTGGGAAAATCAAACTGACTGAACAGACTTTCCTGGAGATGCTTGAAGCGGGATGTGAACCCGATGAAGTAGCTTGTGGTACCATGTTGTGTACATATGCTAGATGGGGACGACACAAGGCTATGCAGTCCTTTTATTCTGCTGTGCAAGAAAGGGGAATCACACTTTCGACTGCTGTTTACAACTTTATGCTGTCTTCTTTGCAAAAGAAATCACTTCATGAAAAGGTCATAGATTTATGGAGGCAGATGGTTGATAAAGGGGTGGCACCCGATAGGTTCACTTATACAGTAGTAATTCACTCACTTGTTAAAGGCGGTCTTTGTGAAGAGGCTTTCAAGGCTTTTGATGAGATGAAGAAACTTGAATTTGTCCCTGAGGAAGCAACTTATAGCCTGCTTATTAGTTCACACACTAAAGACGGTAAATGGCAGGATGCACTAAATTTATATGAAGATATGAGATCCAGGGGAATAGTTCCGAGCAACTACACTTGTGCTTCTCTTTTAACTTTGTATTATAAGAATGAAGATTATTCACAAGCTCTATCTCTTTTCACAGAGatggaaagaaataaaattgcaGTGGATGAAGTTATTTATGGCTTGCTAATTAGAATATATGGCAAACTTGGCCTTTATGAGGATGCACAAAGAACGTTTGAAGAGATTGATCAGCTTGGCCTACTAAGTGATGAGAAAACATATTTAGCAATGGCACAAGTCCATCTTAATTCAGGAAATGCTAAGAGGGCTCTGGATATTattgaaatgatgaaatctAGAGACATTTGGTTCTCAAGATTTGCTTATATTGTTTCATTGCAATGTTATGTCATGAGTGAAAATCTGGATGCTGCTGAAGTTACATTTCAGGCTTTAGCCAAGACTGGACTTCCTGATTCTGGTTCTTGCAATGATATGCTTAGATTGTATATTAAACTCAACTTGACAGGAAGGGCCAAGAAATTTATTGTCCAGTTAAGGGAAGATCAAATAGCTTTTGATGAGGAGTTATATAGGACAGTTGTAAGAATATATTGCAAGGAGGGAATGCTAGAAGACATTGGTCAATTGACTAAAGAGATGGTTACTAATGATTCGTATAAAGATAACAAgtttattcaaacattttttaaaGCTATATGTGGAGAACCCCTCAGACACCAGAAAGTTAAAGGCAATGTGGCCTCTAACCAACTTGACTTCACTGCTCTGGGGTATTTACTTAGGTTGTATTTGGAATGTAAGGATTTCAATAATTTGGAAGAAATATTAAAGTTGTTGCTTGAGACTGCTGGTAGCATGTCTGTATTAACTCAACTAATAAGCAACTTTCTGAAAGAAG GTGATCTATCCAACGTGAAAGCTCTTAATGATCAAGTTGTCAGACTAGGTTGCAGTGTGGATGATGCAACAATTGCATCTATTATTGGTATATATGGGAAGGAACAGAAGCTAAAACAGGCCCAAGATATCTTCACTGCAGTTGCAGATTCTCCCACTTGTGGGAAATTGATATATAACTCAATGATTGATGCATACATTAAATGTGGTAAACCTGAGGCAGCATATTCTCTGTACAAAGAAGCATTCAAAAAGGGGCACTATCTAGGCGCCATTGCCATCAGCAAAGTTGTCTACTCTCTGACTACTTCTG GAAAACATCAAGAGGCAAAAGAGATGATACACTTGAGTTTTCAGGACAATTTGGAACTTGATACTGTAGCATACAATACATTTATCAAGGCAATGTTAGAAGCAG gtaaattaaattttgcaacCAGCATTTATGAGCACATGCTTTCCAAGGGAGTTTCTCCATCAATTCAGACTTATAACACATTGATTAG TGTTTATGGACGAGGTCGCAAGCTGGACAAGGCAGTGGAGATGTTCAACCTTGCTCGCAGCTCTGGCATGACTCTGGATGAGAAGGCATATATGAATCTTATTTGCTATTATGGGAAGGCTG gTAAGAGGGATGAAGCTTTCTCATTGTTCACTAGAATGCAAGAAGAAGGGATAAATCCAGGAATG GTAAGCTACAAAATTATGATCAATATGTACACCAGTGCAGGTCTATGTGATGAAGTTGAGAAGCTTATTGAAGCCATGCAGAGAGATGGTTGCTCGCTTGACAACTCCGCATATCTTTCCCTTATTCAGGCTTATACCAAGTGTTTGAAATATGCAGAAGCAGAGCAAACTATAAGTTGTATGAGAAGAATGGGCATCCCTCCAACTTGTGctcattttaatcttttattgtATGCTTTTGCAAACGTAGGGATGATGAGCGAAGCAGAGAGAGTTTATAAGGAACTAATTACAACTGGTATAAGTCCTGACCTGGCATGTTACCGTGCCATGCTAAGAGGTTACATTGACTATGGATTGGTGGAAGAAGGCATCAACTTTTTTGAGCAGATTCGGGATACTGCCGAACCAGATAAGTATATCATGAGTGCAGCCGTGCATATTTACAAGTATGCGGGAAAGGAACCTGAAGCTAGCAGTGTTCAGGATTCCATGAATAATTTCGGGATCCCATTTTTGGAAAACCTCAAAGTTGGAGCCAAGATGAAAATCCTTTGA